A genomic window from Ignavibacteria bacterium includes:
- the porQ gene encoding type IX secretion system protein PorQ produces MLKKIVFFALFLASPIFLNVFAQSEIPAFDFLRVETGAKASSLAGAFDTYTDDPNAMFYNPGSLSTITNNKVSAGFGKYLLDMNFGTLAYAQKYKDIGWFGIGVKYFDYGSFDRADESGTPTGETFNANDLMVSVGYGNYIYEKINYGITVKYIYSGIAEYKSSALAMDFGMQYHMPESQLSLSFGVLNLGAQLSSYISTKEKLPLDIRVGVSKRLEHTPVRLNVTFAKLNESREKLVQHFKAFSIGAEFIFSDYVSARLGYDNESRQDMKLGTSLGISGFSTGLGIRFAEKYVFDYSLNSLGKVGSTHRVNLGYIFN; encoded by the coding sequence ATGCTTAAAAAAATTGTATTCTTCGCCTTATTTTTAGCTTCGCCGATCTTTTTGAATGTTTTCGCGCAGTCAGAAATACCGGCTTTTGATTTTTTAAGAGTAGAGACCGGGGCAAAAGCATCATCACTTGCGGGAGCTTTTGATACTTACACAGATGACCCCAATGCGATGTTCTACAATCCGGGCAGCCTGAGCACTATTACTAATAATAAAGTATCAGCGGGATTCGGGAAGTACCTGCTTGATATGAACTTCGGTACGCTTGCTTACGCTCAAAAATATAAGGATATAGGATGGTTCGGTATTGGTGTTAAGTATTTTGATTACGGCTCTTTTGATAGAGCCGATGAATCAGGCACACCAACCGGAGAGACATTTAATGCCAACGACCTGATGGTCTCAGTGGGTTACGGTAATTATATTTATGAAAAGATCAATTACGGTATTACCGTAAAATATATATATTCAGGTATAGCGGAATATAAATCATCAGCTTTAGCAATGGATTTTGGTATGCAGTATCATATGCCTGAATCCCAGCTTTCACTGAGCTTCGGAGTGCTGAATCTCGGCGCGCAGCTAAGCTCATATATCAGCACAAAAGAAAAGCTTCCGCTTGATATACGCGTTGGTGTATCAAAAAGACTTGAACACACACCGGTCAGGCTGAATGTTACTTTTGCCAAGCTTAATGAAAGCCGCGAAAAGCTTGTTCAGCATTTTAAGGCATTTTCAATCGGTGCTGAATTCATATTCAGCGATTATGTATCTGCCCGCTTAGGCTATGATAATGAAAGCCGCCAGGATATGAAGCTCGGAACATCGCTGGGCATTTCGGGATTTTCTACAGGTTTAGGTATACGGTTTGCTGAAAAGTATGTTTTTGATTATTCGCTGAACTCACTTGGTAAAGTAGGAAGCACACACAGAGTAAATTTGGGGTACATATTCAATTAA
- a CDS encoding type II toxin-antitoxin system RelE/ParE family toxin, translated as MAFKIDFTKEAVKSVNKLPEDIKIGLKEKIVWLADNSDNIIHRKLKGNYYSEVFKLRFGNYRILYRINKTNKTITIETVGHRKSIYK; from the coding sequence ATGGCTTTTAAAATTGACTTTACAAAAGAAGCTGTTAAATCAGTTAACAAGTTGCCGGAAGACATTAAAATTGGATTAAAGGAAAAAATAGTTTGGCTGGCAGATAATTCGGATAACATTATACATAGAAAGCTTAAAGGGAACTATTATTCTGAAGTTTTTAAACTACGATTCGGAAATTATAGGATATTATACCGAATAAATAAAACGAACAAAACAATTACAATAGAGACTGTCGGTCATAGAAAAAGTATTTACAAATAA
- a CDS encoding LysM peptidoglycan-binding domain-containing protein, which yields MFNEEGIAGGAGMEGGAGGAGKTERTYIVQSGDTLSKIAKEYYGDAGKYMDIFNANTDKLSDPDKIQVGQELIIP from the coding sequence ATGTTCAACGAAGAAGGAATTGCCGGCGGAGCCGGAATGGAAGGCGGAGCAGGCGGAGCGGGAAAAACCGAACGCACTTATATTGTGCAGTCAGGTGATACACTCAGCAAAATAGCAAAAGAGTATTATGGTGATGCAGGTAAGTATATGGATATTTTCAACGCCAATACTGATAAACTTTCTGACCCTGATAAAATACAGGTAGGTCAGGAACTGATAATCCCGTAA